The Mixophyes fleayi isolate aMixFle1 chromosome 1, aMixFle1.hap1, whole genome shotgun sequence genome includes a region encoding these proteins:
- the LOC142101882 gene encoding aquaporin-7-like, with product MKIGSSVANKIRRAISIRNRWVREAMAELLSTFVMMTFGLGSVAQVVLGKNAFGQYLNINLSFGIGVTMGIHVAGGVSGAHMNCAVSLTNCILGKLPWRKLPVYMLSQILGAFVAAMVVYFLYYEALYNYCGGNFTVTGPMETASIFATYPQPYLSIGGGFLDQVVGTAALLLCILAINDQKNSPALNGTQAVLVGLLVTVIGMSMGMNSGYAINPARDIGPRLFTAAAGWGLDVFRAGNYWCWVPIVAPLVGSVTGAFLYKLLVALHHQPVEERKIDEMEKGNLDVETSEYM from the exons ATGAAGATTGGGAGCTCTGTAGCCAACAAGATCCGCCGGGCAATATCTATCCGCAACAGATGGGTGCGAGAGGCCATGGCGGAGCTGCTGTCAACGTTTGTGATGATG ACGTTTGGTTTGGGTTCTGTAGCGCAGGTGGTTCTGGGTAAGAATGCATTTGGACAATACCTGAATATTAACTTGTCCTTTGGAATCGGTGTCACTATGGGAATCCACGTAGCTGGAGGAGTATCTG GAGCTCACATGAACTGCGCTGTGTCTTTGACAAACTGCATCCTGGGCAAGCTGCCATGGAGAAAGCTTCCTGTTTACATGTTGTCCCAAATCCTCGGGGCTTTCGTGGCAGCCATGGTGGTCTACTTTCTATACTACG AGGCGCTGTACAATTACTGCGGGGGGAACTTTACTGTGACGGGTCCCATGGAGACAGCCAGTATATTTGCCACGTACCCCCAGCCCTACCTGTCTATAGGAGGGGGGTTCTTAGACCAG GTGGTTGGTACAGCTGCCCTGTTACTATGTATCTTGGCTATCAATGATCAGAAGAACAGCCCAGCTCTGAATGGGACACAAGCTGTGCTGGTTGGGCTCTTGGTTACAGTCATTGGGATGTCCATGGGAATGAATTCAGGATACGCAATCAACCCAGCTCGGGATATAGGGCCGCGGCTGTTCACTGCAGCCGCTGGATGGGGGCTGGACGTCTTCAG GGCTGGGAATTACTGGTGTTGGGTGCCGATCGTCGCCCCTCTGGTTGGCAGTGTGACCGGTGCCTTCCTGTATAAGCTGCTAGTGGCACTACACCATCAGCCCGTGGAAGAGAGGAAGATAGATGAGATGGAGAAAGGGAACTTAGACGTGGAGACCAGTGAATACATGTGA